A window of the Henckelia pumila isolate YLH828 chromosome 3, ASM3356847v2, whole genome shotgun sequence genome harbors these coding sequences:
- the LOC140889445 gene encoding replication protein A 70 kDa DNA-binding subunit A-like → MPPLFSTIRQLDPLNTHWALKLRLLRCYKQPVFQKETFGIECVFHDEEGSRIHGNIKKEEMIKRLMPILKEGQIFAIKNMVIVQNGMTYKTTQNEYKLIFSTDTNFCEVFDDTFPNFMFQFKPFSTLTIAGDVVDETTLFDVIGRLVAINSPQNKETNGRTRRLIDFVLEDTENNRLPCTLWGEFVDKMTNYLEKVDQEAIIVILQMCRAKPYKGEMRVSNVFHITNLIVNEDLKEVCEFRKGDRFYCKKCNRMDVTGNLRFKIHTRVVDHTGNAVFLLWDRECVTLIGKIAMDLRVDEKIHGFFGTYTVMKVIVDHSLMEKYCVETFESQESDVYSKLRSSEIEHTREICSSEDEVKTPQKTTTKAIISSDVLNDSTLKRSLIDEFSSTASGKKMKSTIKQEKD, encoded by the exons atgccTCCACTATTTAGCACTATCCGTCAGCTGGATCCTCTGAATACACATTGGGCCCTCAAACTCAGATTATTGCGGTGCTACAAACAGCCTGTTTTTCAAAAAGAGACATTCGGTATAGAATGTGTTTTTCATGATGAAGAA GGTTCTCGCATACATGGTAatataaaaaaagaagaaatgatAAAGAGATTGATGCCAATTCTCAAGGAAGGACAAATTTTTGCCATAAAAAATATGGTGATTGTGCAGAATGGAATGACATACAAGACTACGCAGAACGAATACAAATTGATTTTTAGTACAGACACTAACTTCTGTGAAGTCTTTGATGATACATTTCCAAATTTCATGTTTCAATTCAAGCCTTTTTCAACACTAACCATTGCTGGAGACGTGGTGGATGAAACCACTCTTTTTG ACGTCATTGGACGATTAGTGGCAATAAATTCCCCACAAAATAAAGAAACCAACGGACGCACAAGAAGGCTTATTGACTTTGTTTTAGAAGACACAGA GAATAATAGGTTACCATGCACTTTATGGGGAGAATTCGTGGATAAAATGACAAATTATTTAGAAAAAGTTGATCAAGAAGCTATAATTGTTATTCTGCAAATGTGTCGAGCAAAACCATACAAGGGTGAAATGCGTGTATCCAATGTCTTTCATATCACAAACTTAATTGTGAATGAGGATTTAAAGGAAGTTTGTGAATTTCGAAAAG GTGATAGATTTTATTGCAAAAAGTGTAATCGGATGGATGTGACAGGAAATTTGAG gTTTAAGATTCATACTCGAGTTGTTGACCACACTGGAAATGCTGTTTTCTTACTTTGGGATCGTGAGTGTGTGACACTCATAGGAAAGATAGCAATGGATTTGAGGGTTGATGAAAAG ATTCATGGATTCTTTGGCACATATACTGTAATGAAAGTGATAGTAGACCACAGTCTCATGGAAAAATATTGTGTAGAAACTTTTGAAAGTCAG GAATCAGATGTTTATTCCAAATTAAGAAGTTCCGAAATAGAACACACAAGGGAG atttgTTCGTCTGAAGATGAAGTAAAAACTCCACAGAAAACCACAACCAAGGCCATTATTTCAAGTGATGTTTTGAATGATTCAACATTAAAGAGATCTCTGATAGATGAATTCTCTTCAACAGCTTCCGggaaaaaaatgaaatcaaCAATCAAGCAAGAGAAAGATTGA
- the LOC140890664 gene encoding uncharacterized protein: MTEFDRGFGSFLTGHVSSFIITDDLQILTNTPGSYLHVLEVNGIHDDRASLEERTLTFSSNQATRLVEIFLVSKTPLTDVFRLGSSAGNATLDESVMVTHDSLLPKTHELRPTDCCPMNVKALVQKSTRRVLLVQSREDFADFILSFTLLPLRTIEMLFDGKACLGSVDNLCRSIMKLCGEPFVICFDTNNTSPEPFFPLNQPGTPSFYPVNATENRDQRRCVKGPALFTVSDDLVVSTPPASTISILDQMKIPPSDVEELDINVGVREALSILKASLTSTSALTDGLKPFLMTDPEQEEWCTF; this comes from the exons ATGACCGAGTTTGATCGTGGGTTCGGAAGCTTTTTAACCGGACATGTTTCATCTTTCATCATCACCGATGATTTACAGATTCTGACTAATACGCCGGGATCATACTTACATGTTCTGGAAGTTAATGGCATTCATGATGACAGAGCTTCGCTGGAAGAGCGAACTTTGACCTTCAGTAGTAATCAG GCAACGAGGCTGGTGGAGATATTTTTAGTTTCTAAAACTCCCCTAACCGATGTCTTTCGTCTTGGTTCGTCAGCTGGAAACGCCACCCTTGATGAAAGTGTAATGGTTACACATGATTCTTTACTGCCTAAGACTCATGAACTTCGACCTACGGATTGTTGCCCGATGAATGTGAAAGCCCTGGTACAAAAATCAACACGCAGGGTTTTGTTAGTTCAATCGCGAGAAGACTTTGCGGATTTTATTCTCAGTTTTACCTTACTTCCCTTAAGAACAATCGAAATGCTATTTGATGGGAAGGCTTGTCTGGGAAGTGTAGATAACTTGTGCAGAAGCATTATGAAGTTGTGTGGTGAACCATTCGTGATATGTTTTGATACAAACAACACATCACCTGAACCGTTTTTTCCTCTCAACCAACCAGGTACTCCTAGTTTTTACCCTGTCAATGCCACCGAAAACAGAGATCAACGCCGTTGTGTAAAGGGGCCCGCCTTGTTCACGGTGTCCGATGATTTGGTAGTGTCGACTCCTCCGGCATCTACCATCTCCATTCTTGACCAAATGAAAATTCCTCCATCTGATGTCGAGGAACTAGACATCAATGTTGGGGTCAGAGAg GCTTTAAGCATACTCAAGGCATCTCTTACGTCGACTTCGGCTTTAACGGATGGTCTTAAGCCATTCTTAATGACAGATCCAGAGCAAGAAGAATGGTGCACCTTTTAG
- the LOC140889446 gene encoding uncharacterized protein, which yields MDTPYTSSIRPPILDGTNYGPWKLKMSMYIQSIESRAWQRVLDGWTPPMRDDDVPGPKPRAQWTADENTAAIYNAKALNAMFTSVDMNMFNLIGTCTCARDGRLKSLANEASVLGDPISNERLVSKVLRSVPKRFHTKVCAIDESKDTSIMGLDELISSLRTYEMEMEAEDDTKGKPIAFQEVKESDLEENSIALISKKFTDYLKVMKEKKDVKGAQPLKFPKLPISEKPQKPANTLGPRQRECKGYGHYAYECANRLRKGLNVSLSDDESEGEQEKAEQADLISFTALLESKKNFQINPLGVGSRVATSGRNTVQEYVCFVASNLDNFSDHEEQVVDAYTLEGIQKLYEELYCDWIKRNQLNTTLTKENTELKAAVARLEVLMSKKDLELGLLNSELERAKTTLDKFNFNSSKLDSLLIMGKNDKFGLGFKESVFETGETSKIPVFVKEGSDSLNHPSTVSKGKKPIVEKNVSVLPPVLSNTKRNTGRQESTAKKVWVQKSDVKSFVIYTSLESNTAGNWYFDSGSSRHMIGLKDHLMDYIEQNGGRVTYGGCAKGRIVGKGTLNVEGFPKLHNVLHVEGLNANLISISQLCDDDFHVKFEKNTCEVFDNANRCVMTDLKGKITEDDIEGLLEIPHEEHSIVPEVATPNTTLVPPETFMKKILKIMRKLRYPLKRTFQARYKIIIHHHRLLEMFMEHGKPELRTKLNTVNAMHEELEQFVQNDVWF from the exons ATGGATACTCCGTACACAAGTTCAATTCGTCCACCTATTTTGGATGGGACAAATTACGGCCCttggaaattgaagatgagcatGTACATTCAATCCATTGAGTCCAGGGCTTGGCAACGTGTTCTTGACGGTTGGACACCACCTATGAGAGATGATGATGTACCCGGACCAAAGCCAAGAGCACAATGGACAGCCGATGAAAATACTGCGGCTATTTATAATGCAAAAGCTCTTAATGCTATGTTTACTTCTGTTGATATGAATatgtttaatctaattggtactTGTACTTGTGCTAGGGATGGAAGATTGAAGAGCCTTGCAAACGAAGCATCTGTCCTTGGTGATCCTATATCGAACGAGAGACTTGTGTCCAAAGTGCTTCGTTCTGTCCCTAAAAGATTTCACACCAAAGTTTGTGCTATAGATGAATCCaaagatacatctataatgggtttggatgagttGATAAGTTCTCTTCGCACATATGAGATGGAGATGGAAGCTGAAGATGACACTAAAGGTAAGCCTATTGCCTTTCAA GAAGTGAAGGAATCTGATCTTGAAGAAAATTCTATTGCCCTGATTTCGAAGAaattcactgattatctcaaggtaatgaaagaaaagaaggatgTGAAAGGCGCACAACCTTTGAAATTTCCTAAATTGCCTATCTCAGAGAAACCTCAAAAGCCAGCTAATACTCTAGGACCTcgtcaaag GGAATGTAAGGGATATGGACACTATGCGTATGAGTGTGCCAATCGCCTTCGAAAAGGTTTGAATGTTTCTCTGAGTGATGATGAATCAGAAGGAGAACAGGAAAAGGCTGAACAGGCAGATCTcatatcttttactgctttgctagagagtaagaaaaattttcagattaatCCACTTGGTGTTGGCTCCCGTGTTGCCACATCTGGACGCAACACAGTTCAAGAATATGTTTGTTTTGTTGCTTCTAACCTTGATAATTTCAGTGATCATGAAGAACAGGTAGTTGATGCTTATACTCTTGAAGGTATTCAAAAACTCTATGAAGAGTTGTACTGTGATTGGATCAAGAGGAATCAGTTGAACACAACCCTTACAAAAGAGAATACTGAATTGAAAGCGGCTGTGGCTAGATTGGAGGTTCTCATGAGTAAGAAAGATCTGGAATTAGGGTTGCTGAATTCGGAACTTGAAAGAGCAAAAACAacacttgataaatttaatttcaattcaaGCAAACTTGATTCTCTTTTGATTATGGGTAAGAATGATAAGTTTGGTCTTGGTTttaaagaaagtgtttttgaaactgGTGAAACTTCCAAAATAccagtgtttgtgaaggaaggtaGTGATTCTTTGAACCATCCTTCAACTGTTTCGAAAGGTAAAAAACCCATTGTTGAGAAGAATGTTTCT GTGTTGCCTCCCGTGTTGTCCAACACCAAGCGCAACACTGGCAGACAAGAATCCACTGCGAAGAAAGTTTGGGTACAGAAGTCTGATGTTaaaagttttgttatttatacttccttgGAATCTAACACTGCAGGAAATTGGTACTTTGACAGTGGAAGCTCTCGGCACATGATAGgtttgaaagatcacctcaTGGACTACATTGAACAAAATGGTGGTAGAGTGACGTATGGAGGTTGTGCAAAAGGAAGAATAGTTGGCAAAGGAACACTCAACGTGGAAGGGTTTCCAAAACTTCATAACGTCTTACACGTTGAAGGACTTaatgcaaatttaatttcaattagtcaACTCTGTGATGATGACTTTCATGTGAAGTTTGAGAAgaatacttgtgaagtttttgataatgctaatcgTTGTGTTATGACAG ATCTCAAAGGAAAAATTACTGAAGATGATATTGAAGGCTTGCTGGAAATTCCTCACGAAGAACACAGTATTGTTCCTGAAGTTGCAACACCAAACACAACATTGGTTCCCCCAGAAACTTTCATGAAGAaaattctcaaaataatgagGAAACTGAGGTATCCACTGAAAAGGACATTCCaagcaagatacaaaataatcatCCATCATCACAGATTATTGGAGATGTTCATGGAACACGGCAAACCCGAGCTAAGGACAAAGTTGAATACA GTAAATGCCATGCATGAGGAACTTGAGCAATTTGTCCAAAATGATGTATGGTTTTAA